Below is a genomic region from Nitrospira sp..
CGCCCGCCAGCGGGTTGCGGACGCAGGTCTGGCCACGGCAAACGCGGGCATGTCCGAAACACGATTGAATTTGACCACACAGGTCAAGGTCGCGTTTTATGATCTGTTGCTCGCCCAGCAGGACGCGGCGCTGGCCCAGCAGAACCTTGAAATCGTCGAAGGGGTCGGCAGGATCGTCAAGGCCAGAGTCAAGTCAGGAGAAGCGCCGCAATTCGAACTGATCAAAGCGGAGGTGGAAGTCCTAAAGGCCAAGCAGGTCCTCGTTCGCGCCGAGAATGTGGTGCGGGTGAATCGGGTGATCGTGGACACCCTCACCGGTGGCGGACTCGGGCCCTCGTACATGGTTCAGGGAGATTTCCTGAACATGTCCAAGGAATTGCGTATCGATAAGCTCATGGCACGTATGGCCCAAGACCACCCGACCATTCAGCGTCTCCTGCAATCCGTCGAGCAATCGGATTGGCGGATTGAGTTCGAGCGGCAGTCGAGAGTGCCCCAGGTCACTGTCAACGGGAGTTATTGGCGCGAGATCGGCCGCGAAGCCGTGCAAGGCGGCCTGTCTCTACCGGTCCCGGTTTGGTACCGACGCCAGGGAGAGATCGCGGCATCATTGGGCACCAAGCGGCGAGAGGAGGCCGAATTGTTGCGCGCGCGCAACGAACTGGCCCGGGCGATCCACCAACACTATCAGGATGCCAGAACAACGGCCGAGCTCATCGACGTGTTCGACAAGGGTCTCCTGAAACAGGCTCAGGAAGCCCTCCGACTGGCCCAGTTCAGTTTTCAGCAGGGTGCATCCAGCCTCTTGGAGGTCTTCGACGCCCAACGGGTCCAACGACAGATCCAGATGGACTACGCCCAAGCTCGATATGACTTATCCGTCGCCTTGGCACGACTTGAGCGGGCGGTCGGCGGAGCGCTATGATATCGACTGGATCGAGGCGATCGACTGACATGCGCGCTCAATCCCGGCATGGCGTTCTCCCTTTGCTCGGCTGGGTGCTTGCGGGCCTGATGGTTTCGTCCATAGGTTGCGACAGTACGCCCAGCGACGCGGTCAGGTTCAAACCGCCCGTCGGCTCGGCCGCGGGGGTTGTGGTCCTGTCTCCGGAGGATTCCTCGCGGGTCGGTCTGGTCGTCCAACCGGTCGCCCGTAGCGAGTTTCGAACTCATCGTGACTTCCCGGCCATCGTGCAGCCCAACCAACGGGCCGTGGCCGACATTACCACGCTCGTTCGGGGTCGTGTTGTCGACGTCTATACGGACCTCGGCCAGCAAGTCGAAGCTAACGCACTCCTCGCCATCTTGTACAGCAGCGAACTGGGGTTGGCCCAGTCCGCCTATCT
It encodes:
- a CDS encoding TolC family protein is translated as MTHRRISLLICLTSALQIGAVPLRSQATELSGAPVYQLGTIIEMALARNPVVSSAEGHIDHQRGQQTAAGAYPNPHILGNAGYGEIRDAGRADIAQSLARQSIVEYNMVIGQPLEWPAMRSARQRVADAGLATANAGMSETRLNLTTQVKVAFYDLLLAQQDAALAQQNLEIVEGVGRIVKARVKSGEAPQFELIKAEVEVLKAKQVLVRAENVVRVNRVIVDTLTGGGLGPSYMVQGDFLNMSKELRIDKLMARMAQDHPTIQRLLQSVEQSDWRIEFERQSRVPQVTVNGSYWREIGREAVQGGLSLPVPVWYRRQGEIAASLGTKRREEAELLRARNELARAIHQHYQDARTTAELIDVFDKGLLKQAQEALRLAQFSFQQGASSLLEVFDAQRVQRQIQMDYAQARYDLSVALARLERAVGGAL